A region from the Lolium perenne isolate Kyuss_39 chromosome 4, Kyuss_2.0, whole genome shotgun sequence genome encodes:
- the LOC127292675 gene encoding thioredoxin-like protein HCF164, chloroplastic, whose translation MASVVSRCSGLLLPDLRPGLAGSHRRSLPPSPFVHLRRGRRRPRTLSCVAPPDSAESKTDEQEVKAELGEEKAQPSSSSSKPQEPAGEPPVPDKDLNRRVALLSTLGAVSLFASQRFKLGGFSLKDLAANAVPYEEALANGKPTVVEFYADWCEVCRELAPDIYKVEQQYRDQINFVMLNVDNTKWEQELDEFGVEGIPHFAFLDKEGNEEGNVVGKLPKQYFLDNVVALASGDATIPHARAVGQYSSAEFRKVHQVADPRSHG comes from the exons ATGGCGAGTGTGGTCTCGAGGTGCTCCGGCCTGCTCCTCCCCGACCTGCGGCCGGGCCTCGCTGGATCCCACAGGCGCTCGCTTCCACCTTCGCCGTTTGTCCATCTGCGCCGTGGCCGTCGCCGGCCGAGAACCCTGTCCTGCGTCGCGCCGCCCGACTCCGCGGAGTCGAAGACG GACGAGCAGGAGGTCAAAGCCGAATTGGGTGAGGAAAAGGCTCAGCcaagcagcagcagtagcaaaCCCCAGGAGCCTGCTGGGGAGCCACCTGTCCCAGACAAGGATCTCAACAGGAGGGTGGCTTTGCTCTCCACTCTTGGCGCGGTGAGCCTCTTTGCATCGCAGAGGTTCAAACTAGGCGGGTTCTCTCTGAAAGATCTAGCAGCCAATGCTGTACCATATGAAGAG GCTCTAGCAAATGGCAAACCCACTGTTGTTGAGTTTTACGCAGACTGGTGTGAAGTCTGCCGAGAGTTAGCTCCGGATATCTACAAAGTTGAGCAACAGTACAG GGACCAAATCAACTTTGTCATGTTGAATGTCGACAATACAAAGTGGGAACAAGAGCTTGACGAATTTGGAGTAGAAGGTATTCCTCATTTCGCCTTTCTGGACAAGGAAGGAAATGAGGAAGGTAATGTTGTTGGGAAGCTTCCAAAACAATATTTCCTTGATAATGTTGTTGCTCTAGCTTCTGGTGATGCCACGATACCTCATGCACGAGCCGTCGGTCAATACTCGAGTGCAGAATTCAGAAAAGTTCATCAAGTTGCCGATCCCAGAAGCCATGGCTAG